Proteins encoded in a region of the Panthera tigris isolate Pti1 chromosome B2, P.tigris_Pti1_mat1.1, whole genome shotgun sequence genome:
- the GCLC gene encoding glutamate--cysteine ligase catalytic subunit isoform X5, whose translation MGLLSQGSPLSWEETKRHADHVRRHGILQFLHIYHAVKDRHKDVLKWGDEVEYMLVSFDHENKRVQLVLSGEEVLETLQEKGERTNPNHPTLWRPEYGSYMIEGTPGQPYGGTMSEFNTVEDNMRKRRKEATSLLGENQALCTITSFPRLGCPGFTLPEFKPNPLEGGASKSLFFPDEAINKHPRFSTLTRNIRHRRGEKVVINVPIFKDKNTPSPFMETFPEDEEAARASKPDHIYMDAMGFGMGNCCLQVTFQACSISEARYLYDQLATICPIVPLKNNSYRISKSRYDSIDSYLSECGEKYNDIDLTIDKEIYEQLLQEGIDHLLAQHVAHLFIRDPLTLFEEKIHLDDANESDHFENIQSTNWQTMRFKPPPPNSDIGWRVEFRPMEVQLTDFENSAYVVFVVLLTRVILSYKLDFLIPLSKVDENMKVAQKRDAVLRGMFYFRKDICKGGNTVVDGYGKAQNTSELTTEDYTLMSIDTIINGKEGVFPGLIPILNSYLENMEVDVDTRCSILNYLKLIKKRASGELMTVARWMREFISNHPDYKRDSVITDEMNYSLILKCNQIADELCECPELLGPAFRKVKYSGSKTDPSN comes from the exons GTGGAATACATGTTGGTGTCTTTTGATCATGAAAATAAGAGAGTCCAGTTGGTCCTGTCTGGAGAAGAAGTTCTTGAAACTCtacaagaaaagggggaaaggacaAACCCAAA CCATCCTACCCTGTGGAGACCAGAGTATGGCAGTTACATGATTGAAGGCACACCTGGACAACCGTACGGAGGAACAATGTCCGAGTTCAACACAGTTGAAGACAACATGAGAAAACGCCGGAAGGAGGCAACCTCTTTATTAGGAGAAAATCAGGCTCTTTGCACAATAACTTCATTTCCCAG ATTAGGCTGTCCTGGGTTCACGCTGCCAGAGTTTAAACCCAATCCGCTCGAAGGAGGAGCTTCCAAGTCCCTCTTCTTTCCTGATGAAGCCATAAACAAGCATCCCCGCTTCAG TACCCTGACAAGAAATATCCGacacaggagaggagaaaaggttGTCATCAATGTACCAA TATTTAAGGACAAGAATACACCATCTCCATTTATGGAAACATTTCCTGAGGATGAGGAGGCAGCAAGGGCTTCCAAGCCTGATCATATTTACATGGATGCCATGGGATTTGGGATGGGTAATTGCTGTCTTCAG GTAACGTTCCAAGCCTGCAGCATATCTGAGGCTAGATACCTTTATGATCAGCTGGCCACCATCTGTCCAATTGTC ccaCTGAAGAACAATAGCTATAGGATCAGTAAATCCCGATATGATTCAATAGACAGTTACTTATCTGAGTGTGGGGAGAAATACAATGACATTGACTTGACAATTGATAAAGAAATCTACGAACAGCTGCTGCAGGAAG GCATTGATCATCTCCTGGCCCAGCATGTCGCTCATCTCTTCATCAGAGACCCACTGACTCTATtcgaagagaaaatacacttggATGATGCCAATGAATCGGACCATTTTGAG AACATTCAGTCCACAAATTGGCAGACAATGAGATTTAAGCCCCCTCCTCCAAACTCTGACATTGGATGGAGAGTAGAATTCCGACCCATGGAG GTTCAGTTAACAGACTTTGAGAACTCTGCATATGTGGTATTTGTGGTGCTGCTTACAAGAGTGATCCTTTCATACAAACTGGATTTTCTCATTCCACTATCAAAG gtTGATGAAAACATGAAAGTTGCACAGAAACGAGATGCTGTCTTGCGGGGAAtgttttatttcaggaaagatatttgcaaag GTGGGAACACTGTGGTGGATGGCTACGGGAAGGCCCAGAACACCTCGGAACTGACCACGGAGGACTACACCCTGATGAGCATAGACACCATCATCAACGGGAAG GAGGGTGTGTTTCCTGGGCTGATCCCGATTCTGAACTCTTACCTTGAAAACATGGAGGTGGATGTGGACACTAGATGTAGTATTCTGAACTACTTAAAGCTAATTAAGAAGAGAGCATCTG gagaACTAATGACAGTTGCCAGATGGATGAGAGAGTTTATCTCCAACCATCCTGACTATAAGCGAGACAGTGTAATCACTGATGAAATGAACTATAGCCTCATCTTAAAGTGTAACCAAATTGCAGACGAATTGTGTGAGTGCCCGGAGTTACTTGGACCAGCGTTTAGGAAAGTGAAATACAGTGGAAGTAAAACGGACCCGTCCAACTGA
- the GCLC gene encoding glutamate--cysteine ligase catalytic subunit isoform X4, with protein MGRLIEMPSKARQVEYMLVSFDHENKRVQLVLSGEEVLETLQEKGERTNPNHPTLWRPEYGSYMIEGTPGQPYGGTMSEFNTVEDNMRKRRKEATSLLGENQALCTITSFPRLGCPGFTLPEFKPNPLEGGASKSLFFPDEAINKHPRFSTLTRNIRHRRGEKVVINVPIFKDKNTPSPFMETFPEDEEAARASKPDHIYMDAMGFGMGNCCLQVTFQACSISEARYLYDQLATICPIVMALSAASPFYRGYVSDIDCRWGVISASVDDRTREERGLEPLKNNSYRISKSRYDSIDSYLSECGEKYNDIDLTIDKEIYEQLLQEGIDHLLAQHVAHLFIRDPLTLFEEKIHLDDANESDHFENIQSTNWQTMRFKPPPPNSDIGWRVEFRPMEVQLTDFENSAYVVFVVLLTRVILSYKLDFLIPLSKVDENMKVAQKRDAVLRGMFYFRKDICKGGNTVVDGYGKAQNTSELTTEDYTLMSIDTIINGKEGVFPGLIPILNSYLENMEVDVDTRCSILNYLKLIKKRASGELMTVARWMREFISNHPDYKRDSVITDEMNYSLILKCNQIADELCECPELLGPAFRKVKYSGSKTDPSN; from the exons ATGGGGCGCCTGATTGAAATGCCTTCCAAAGCCAGGCAG GTGGAATACATGTTGGTGTCTTTTGATCATGAAAATAAGAGAGTCCAGTTGGTCCTGTCTGGAGAAGAAGTTCTTGAAACTCtacaagaaaagggggaaaggacaAACCCAAA CCATCCTACCCTGTGGAGACCAGAGTATGGCAGTTACATGATTGAAGGCACACCTGGACAACCGTACGGAGGAACAATGTCCGAGTTCAACACAGTTGAAGACAACATGAGAAAACGCCGGAAGGAGGCAACCTCTTTATTAGGAGAAAATCAGGCTCTTTGCACAATAACTTCATTTCCCAG ATTAGGCTGTCCTGGGTTCACGCTGCCAGAGTTTAAACCCAATCCGCTCGAAGGAGGAGCTTCCAAGTCCCTCTTCTTTCCTGATGAAGCCATAAACAAGCATCCCCGCTTCAG TACCCTGACAAGAAATATCCGacacaggagaggagaaaaggttGTCATCAATGTACCAA TATTTAAGGACAAGAATACACCATCTCCATTTATGGAAACATTTCCTGAGGATGAGGAGGCAGCAAGGGCTTCCAAGCCTGATCATATTTACATGGATGCCATGGGATTTGGGATGGGTAATTGCTGTCTTCAG GTAACGTTCCAAGCCTGCAGCATATCTGAGGCTAGATACCTTTATGATCAGCTGGCCACCATCTGTCCAATTGTC atggcTTTGAGTGCTGCGTCTCCTTTTTACCGAGGCTATGTGTCAGACATTGATTGTCGCTGGGGAGTGATTTCTGCATCTGTAGATGATAGAACTCGGGAGGAGAGAGGACTGGAG ccaCTGAAGAACAATAGCTATAGGATCAGTAAATCCCGATATGATTCAATAGACAGTTACTTATCTGAGTGTGGGGAGAAATACAATGACATTGACTTGACAATTGATAAAGAAATCTACGAACAGCTGCTGCAGGAAG GCATTGATCATCTCCTGGCCCAGCATGTCGCTCATCTCTTCATCAGAGACCCACTGACTCTATtcgaagagaaaatacacttggATGATGCCAATGAATCGGACCATTTTGAG AACATTCAGTCCACAAATTGGCAGACAATGAGATTTAAGCCCCCTCCTCCAAACTCTGACATTGGATGGAGAGTAGAATTCCGACCCATGGAG GTTCAGTTAACAGACTTTGAGAACTCTGCATATGTGGTATTTGTGGTGCTGCTTACAAGAGTGATCCTTTCATACAAACTGGATTTTCTCATTCCACTATCAAAG gtTGATGAAAACATGAAAGTTGCACAGAAACGAGATGCTGTCTTGCGGGGAAtgttttatttcaggaaagatatttgcaaag GTGGGAACACTGTGGTGGATGGCTACGGGAAGGCCCAGAACACCTCGGAACTGACCACGGAGGACTACACCCTGATGAGCATAGACACCATCATCAACGGGAAG GAGGGTGTGTTTCCTGGGCTGATCCCGATTCTGAACTCTTACCTTGAAAACATGGAGGTGGATGTGGACACTAGATGTAGTATTCTGAACTACTTAAAGCTAATTAAGAAGAGAGCATCTG gagaACTAATGACAGTTGCCAGATGGATGAGAGAGTTTATCTCCAACCATCCTGACTATAAGCGAGACAGTGTAATCACTGATGAAATGAACTATAGCCTCATCTTAAAGTGTAACCAAATTGCAGACGAATTGTGTGAGTGCCCGGAGTTACTTGGACCAGCGTTTAGGAAAGTGAAATACAGTGGAAGTAAAACGGACCCGTCCAACTGA
- the GCLC gene encoding glutamate--cysteine ligase catalytic subunit isoform X2 translates to MKTECYSSLSPSIFGTKNRTRAEWVEYMLVSFDHENKRVQLVLSGEEVLETLQEKGERTNPNHPTLWRPEYGSYMIEGTPGQPYGGTMSEFNTVEDNMRKRRKEATSLLGENQALCTITSFPRLGCPGFTLPEFKPNPLEGGASKSLFFPDEAINKHPRFSTLTRNIRHRRGEKVVINVPIFKDKNTPSPFMETFPEDEEAARASKPDHIYMDAMGFGMGNCCLQVTFQACSISEARYLYDQLATICPIVMALSAASPFYRGYVSDIDCRWGVISASVDDRTREERGLEPLKNNSYRISKSRYDSIDSYLSECGEKYNDIDLTIDKEIYEQLLQEGIDHLLAQHVAHLFIRDPLTLFEEKIHLDDANESDHFENIQSTNWQTMRFKPPPPNSDIGWRVEFRPMEVQLTDFENSAYVVFVVLLTRVILSYKLDFLIPLSKVDENMKVAQKRDAVLRGMFYFRKDICKGGNTVVDGYGKAQNTSELTTEDYTLMSIDTIINGKEGVFPGLIPILNSYLENMEVDVDTRCSILNYLKLIKKRASGELMTVARWMREFISNHPDYKRDSVITDEMNYSLILKCNQIADELCECPELLGPAFRKVKYSGSKTDPSN, encoded by the exons GTGGAATACATGTTGGTGTCTTTTGATCATGAAAATAAGAGAGTCCAGTTGGTCCTGTCTGGAGAAGAAGTTCTTGAAACTCtacaagaaaagggggaaaggacaAACCCAAA CCATCCTACCCTGTGGAGACCAGAGTATGGCAGTTACATGATTGAAGGCACACCTGGACAACCGTACGGAGGAACAATGTCCGAGTTCAACACAGTTGAAGACAACATGAGAAAACGCCGGAAGGAGGCAACCTCTTTATTAGGAGAAAATCAGGCTCTTTGCACAATAACTTCATTTCCCAG ATTAGGCTGTCCTGGGTTCACGCTGCCAGAGTTTAAACCCAATCCGCTCGAAGGAGGAGCTTCCAAGTCCCTCTTCTTTCCTGATGAAGCCATAAACAAGCATCCCCGCTTCAG TACCCTGACAAGAAATATCCGacacaggagaggagaaaaggttGTCATCAATGTACCAA TATTTAAGGACAAGAATACACCATCTCCATTTATGGAAACATTTCCTGAGGATGAGGAGGCAGCAAGGGCTTCCAAGCCTGATCATATTTACATGGATGCCATGGGATTTGGGATGGGTAATTGCTGTCTTCAG GTAACGTTCCAAGCCTGCAGCATATCTGAGGCTAGATACCTTTATGATCAGCTGGCCACCATCTGTCCAATTGTC atggcTTTGAGTGCTGCGTCTCCTTTTTACCGAGGCTATGTGTCAGACATTGATTGTCGCTGGGGAGTGATTTCTGCATCTGTAGATGATAGAACTCGGGAGGAGAGAGGACTGGAG ccaCTGAAGAACAATAGCTATAGGATCAGTAAATCCCGATATGATTCAATAGACAGTTACTTATCTGAGTGTGGGGAGAAATACAATGACATTGACTTGACAATTGATAAAGAAATCTACGAACAGCTGCTGCAGGAAG GCATTGATCATCTCCTGGCCCAGCATGTCGCTCATCTCTTCATCAGAGACCCACTGACTCTATtcgaagagaaaatacacttggATGATGCCAATGAATCGGACCATTTTGAG AACATTCAGTCCACAAATTGGCAGACAATGAGATTTAAGCCCCCTCCTCCAAACTCTGACATTGGATGGAGAGTAGAATTCCGACCCATGGAG GTTCAGTTAACAGACTTTGAGAACTCTGCATATGTGGTATTTGTGGTGCTGCTTACAAGAGTGATCCTTTCATACAAACTGGATTTTCTCATTCCACTATCAAAG gtTGATGAAAACATGAAAGTTGCACAGAAACGAGATGCTGTCTTGCGGGGAAtgttttatttcaggaaagatatttgcaaag GTGGGAACACTGTGGTGGATGGCTACGGGAAGGCCCAGAACACCTCGGAACTGACCACGGAGGACTACACCCTGATGAGCATAGACACCATCATCAACGGGAAG GAGGGTGTGTTTCCTGGGCTGATCCCGATTCTGAACTCTTACCTTGAAAACATGGAGGTGGATGTGGACACTAGATGTAGTATTCTGAACTACTTAAAGCTAATTAAGAAGAGAGCATCTG gagaACTAATGACAGTTGCCAGATGGATGAGAGAGTTTATCTCCAACCATCCTGACTATAAGCGAGACAGTGTAATCACTGATGAAATGAACTATAGCCTCATCTTAAAGTGTAACCAAATTGCAGACGAATTGTGTGAGTGCCCGGAGTTACTTGGACCAGCGTTTAGGAAAGTGAAATACAGTGGAAGTAAAACGGACCCGTCCAACTGA
- the GCLC gene encoding glutamate--cysteine ligase catalytic subunit isoform X3, with product MGLLSQGSPLSWEETKRHADHVRRHGILQFLHIYHAVKDRHKDVLKWGDEVEYMLVSFDHENKRVQLVLSGEEVLETLQEKGERTNPNHPTLWRPEYGSYMIEGTPGQPYGGTMSEFNTVEDNMRKRRKEATSLLGENQALCTITSFPRLGCPGFTLPEFKPNPLEGGASKSLFFPDEAINKHPRFSTLTRNIRHRRGEKVVINVPIFKDKNTPSPFMETFPEDEEAARASKPDHIYMDAMGFGMGNCCLQVTFQACSISEARYLYDQLATICPIVMALSAASPFYRGYVSDIDCRWGVISASVDDRTREERGLEPLKNNSYRISKSRYDSIDSYLSECGEKYNDIDLTIDKEIYEQLLQEGIDHLLAQHVAHLFIRDPLTLFEEKIHLDDANESDHFEVQLTDFENSAYVVFVVLLTRVILSYKLDFLIPLSKVDENMKVAQKRDAVLRGMFYFRKDICKGGNTVVDGYGKAQNTSELTTEDYTLMSIDTIINGKEGVFPGLIPILNSYLENMEVDVDTRCSILNYLKLIKKRASGELMTVARWMREFISNHPDYKRDSVITDEMNYSLILKCNQIADELCECPELLGPAFRKVKYSGSKTDPSN from the exons GTGGAATACATGTTGGTGTCTTTTGATCATGAAAATAAGAGAGTCCAGTTGGTCCTGTCTGGAGAAGAAGTTCTTGAAACTCtacaagaaaagggggaaaggacaAACCCAAA CCATCCTACCCTGTGGAGACCAGAGTATGGCAGTTACATGATTGAAGGCACACCTGGACAACCGTACGGAGGAACAATGTCCGAGTTCAACACAGTTGAAGACAACATGAGAAAACGCCGGAAGGAGGCAACCTCTTTATTAGGAGAAAATCAGGCTCTTTGCACAATAACTTCATTTCCCAG ATTAGGCTGTCCTGGGTTCACGCTGCCAGAGTTTAAACCCAATCCGCTCGAAGGAGGAGCTTCCAAGTCCCTCTTCTTTCCTGATGAAGCCATAAACAAGCATCCCCGCTTCAG TACCCTGACAAGAAATATCCGacacaggagaggagaaaaggttGTCATCAATGTACCAA TATTTAAGGACAAGAATACACCATCTCCATTTATGGAAACATTTCCTGAGGATGAGGAGGCAGCAAGGGCTTCCAAGCCTGATCATATTTACATGGATGCCATGGGATTTGGGATGGGTAATTGCTGTCTTCAG GTAACGTTCCAAGCCTGCAGCATATCTGAGGCTAGATACCTTTATGATCAGCTGGCCACCATCTGTCCAATTGTC atggcTTTGAGTGCTGCGTCTCCTTTTTACCGAGGCTATGTGTCAGACATTGATTGTCGCTGGGGAGTGATTTCTGCATCTGTAGATGATAGAACTCGGGAGGAGAGAGGACTGGAG ccaCTGAAGAACAATAGCTATAGGATCAGTAAATCCCGATATGATTCAATAGACAGTTACTTATCTGAGTGTGGGGAGAAATACAATGACATTGACTTGACAATTGATAAAGAAATCTACGAACAGCTGCTGCAGGAAG GCATTGATCATCTCCTGGCCCAGCATGTCGCTCATCTCTTCATCAGAGACCCACTGACTCTATtcgaagagaaaatacacttggATGATGCCAATGAATCGGACCATTTTGAG GTTCAGTTAACAGACTTTGAGAACTCTGCATATGTGGTATTTGTGGTGCTGCTTACAAGAGTGATCCTTTCATACAAACTGGATTTTCTCATTCCACTATCAAAG gtTGATGAAAACATGAAAGTTGCACAGAAACGAGATGCTGTCTTGCGGGGAAtgttttatttcaggaaagatatttgcaaag GTGGGAACACTGTGGTGGATGGCTACGGGAAGGCCCAGAACACCTCGGAACTGACCACGGAGGACTACACCCTGATGAGCATAGACACCATCATCAACGGGAAG GAGGGTGTGTTTCCTGGGCTGATCCCGATTCTGAACTCTTACCTTGAAAACATGGAGGTGGATGTGGACACTAGATGTAGTATTCTGAACTACTTAAAGCTAATTAAGAAGAGAGCATCTG gagaACTAATGACAGTTGCCAGATGGATGAGAGAGTTTATCTCCAACCATCCTGACTATAAGCGAGACAGTGTAATCACTGATGAAATGAACTATAGCCTCATCTTAAAGTGTAACCAAATTGCAGACGAATTGTGTGAGTGCCCGGAGTTACTTGGACCAGCGTTTAGGAAAGTGAAATACAGTGGAAGTAAAACGGACCCGTCCAACTGA
- the GCLC gene encoding glutamate--cysteine ligase catalytic subunit isoform X1, with product MGLLSQGSPLSWEETKRHADHVRRHGILQFLHIYHAVKDRHKDVLKWGDEVEYMLVSFDHENKRVQLVLSGEEVLETLQEKGERTNPNHPTLWRPEYGSYMIEGTPGQPYGGTMSEFNTVEDNMRKRRKEATSLLGENQALCTITSFPRLGCPGFTLPEFKPNPLEGGASKSLFFPDEAINKHPRFSTLTRNIRHRRGEKVVINVPIFKDKNTPSPFMETFPEDEEAARASKPDHIYMDAMGFGMGNCCLQVTFQACSISEARYLYDQLATICPIVMALSAASPFYRGYVSDIDCRWGVISASVDDRTREERGLEPLKNNSYRISKSRYDSIDSYLSECGEKYNDIDLTIDKEIYEQLLQEGIDHLLAQHVAHLFIRDPLTLFEEKIHLDDANESDHFENIQSTNWQTMRFKPPPPNSDIGWRVEFRPMEVQLTDFENSAYVVFVVLLTRVILSYKLDFLIPLSKVDENMKVAQKRDAVLRGMFYFRKDICKGGNTVVDGYGKAQNTSELTTEDYTLMSIDTIINGKEGVFPGLIPILNSYLENMEVDVDTRCSILNYLKLIKKRASGELMTVARWMREFISNHPDYKRDSVITDEMNYSLILKCNQIADELCECPELLGPAFRKVKYSGSKTDPSN from the exons GTGGAATACATGTTGGTGTCTTTTGATCATGAAAATAAGAGAGTCCAGTTGGTCCTGTCTGGAGAAGAAGTTCTTGAAACTCtacaagaaaagggggaaaggacaAACCCAAA CCATCCTACCCTGTGGAGACCAGAGTATGGCAGTTACATGATTGAAGGCACACCTGGACAACCGTACGGAGGAACAATGTCCGAGTTCAACACAGTTGAAGACAACATGAGAAAACGCCGGAAGGAGGCAACCTCTTTATTAGGAGAAAATCAGGCTCTTTGCACAATAACTTCATTTCCCAG ATTAGGCTGTCCTGGGTTCACGCTGCCAGAGTTTAAACCCAATCCGCTCGAAGGAGGAGCTTCCAAGTCCCTCTTCTTTCCTGATGAAGCCATAAACAAGCATCCCCGCTTCAG TACCCTGACAAGAAATATCCGacacaggagaggagaaaaggttGTCATCAATGTACCAA TATTTAAGGACAAGAATACACCATCTCCATTTATGGAAACATTTCCTGAGGATGAGGAGGCAGCAAGGGCTTCCAAGCCTGATCATATTTACATGGATGCCATGGGATTTGGGATGGGTAATTGCTGTCTTCAG GTAACGTTCCAAGCCTGCAGCATATCTGAGGCTAGATACCTTTATGATCAGCTGGCCACCATCTGTCCAATTGTC atggcTTTGAGTGCTGCGTCTCCTTTTTACCGAGGCTATGTGTCAGACATTGATTGTCGCTGGGGAGTGATTTCTGCATCTGTAGATGATAGAACTCGGGAGGAGAGAGGACTGGAG ccaCTGAAGAACAATAGCTATAGGATCAGTAAATCCCGATATGATTCAATAGACAGTTACTTATCTGAGTGTGGGGAGAAATACAATGACATTGACTTGACAATTGATAAAGAAATCTACGAACAGCTGCTGCAGGAAG GCATTGATCATCTCCTGGCCCAGCATGTCGCTCATCTCTTCATCAGAGACCCACTGACTCTATtcgaagagaaaatacacttggATGATGCCAATGAATCGGACCATTTTGAG AACATTCAGTCCACAAATTGGCAGACAATGAGATTTAAGCCCCCTCCTCCAAACTCTGACATTGGATGGAGAGTAGAATTCCGACCCATGGAG GTTCAGTTAACAGACTTTGAGAACTCTGCATATGTGGTATTTGTGGTGCTGCTTACAAGAGTGATCCTTTCATACAAACTGGATTTTCTCATTCCACTATCAAAG gtTGATGAAAACATGAAAGTTGCACAGAAACGAGATGCTGTCTTGCGGGGAAtgttttatttcaggaaagatatttgcaaag GTGGGAACACTGTGGTGGATGGCTACGGGAAGGCCCAGAACACCTCGGAACTGACCACGGAGGACTACACCCTGATGAGCATAGACACCATCATCAACGGGAAG GAGGGTGTGTTTCCTGGGCTGATCCCGATTCTGAACTCTTACCTTGAAAACATGGAGGTGGATGTGGACACTAGATGTAGTATTCTGAACTACTTAAAGCTAATTAAGAAGAGAGCATCTG gagaACTAATGACAGTTGCCAGATGGATGAGAGAGTTTATCTCCAACCATCCTGACTATAAGCGAGACAGTGTAATCACTGATGAAATGAACTATAGCCTCATCTTAAAGTGTAACCAAATTGCAGACGAATTGTGTGAGTGCCCGGAGTTACTTGGACCAGCGTTTAGGAAAGTGAAATACAGTGGAAGTAAAACGGACCCGTCCAACTGA
- the GCLC gene encoding glutamate--cysteine ligase catalytic subunit isoform X6, with the protein MLVSFDHENKRVQLVLSGEEVLETLQEKGERTNPNHPTLWRPEYGSYMIEGTPGQPYGGTMSEFNTVEDNMRKRRKEATSLLGENQALCTITSFPRLGCPGFTLPEFKPNPLEGGASKSLFFPDEAINKHPRFSTLTRNIRHRRGEKVVINVPIFKDKNTPSPFMETFPEDEEAARASKPDHIYMDAMGFGMGNCCLQVTFQACSISEARYLYDQLATICPIVMALSAASPFYRGYVSDIDCRWGVISASVDDRTREERGLEPLKNNSYRISKSRYDSIDSYLSECGEKYNDIDLTIDKEIYEQLLQEGIDHLLAQHVAHLFIRDPLTLFEEKIHLDDANESDHFENIQSTNWQTMRFKPPPPNSDIGWRVEFRPMEVQLTDFENSAYVVFVVLLTRVILSYKLDFLIPLSKVDENMKVAQKRDAVLRGMFYFRKDICKGGNTVVDGYGKAQNTSELTTEDYTLMSIDTIINGKEGVFPGLIPILNSYLENMEVDVDTRCSILNYLKLIKKRASGELMTVARWMREFISNHPDYKRDSVITDEMNYSLILKCNQIADELCECPELLGPAFRKVKYSGSKTDPSN; encoded by the exons ATGTTGGTGTCTTTTGATCATGAAAATAAGAGAGTCCAGTTGGTCCTGTCTGGAGAAGAAGTTCTTGAAACTCtacaagaaaagggggaaaggacaAACCCAAA CCATCCTACCCTGTGGAGACCAGAGTATGGCAGTTACATGATTGAAGGCACACCTGGACAACCGTACGGAGGAACAATGTCCGAGTTCAACACAGTTGAAGACAACATGAGAAAACGCCGGAAGGAGGCAACCTCTTTATTAGGAGAAAATCAGGCTCTTTGCACAATAACTTCATTTCCCAG ATTAGGCTGTCCTGGGTTCACGCTGCCAGAGTTTAAACCCAATCCGCTCGAAGGAGGAGCTTCCAAGTCCCTCTTCTTTCCTGATGAAGCCATAAACAAGCATCCCCGCTTCAG TACCCTGACAAGAAATATCCGacacaggagaggagaaaaggttGTCATCAATGTACCAA TATTTAAGGACAAGAATACACCATCTCCATTTATGGAAACATTTCCTGAGGATGAGGAGGCAGCAAGGGCTTCCAAGCCTGATCATATTTACATGGATGCCATGGGATTTGGGATGGGTAATTGCTGTCTTCAG GTAACGTTCCAAGCCTGCAGCATATCTGAGGCTAGATACCTTTATGATCAGCTGGCCACCATCTGTCCAATTGTC atggcTTTGAGTGCTGCGTCTCCTTTTTACCGAGGCTATGTGTCAGACATTGATTGTCGCTGGGGAGTGATTTCTGCATCTGTAGATGATAGAACTCGGGAGGAGAGAGGACTGGAG ccaCTGAAGAACAATAGCTATAGGATCAGTAAATCCCGATATGATTCAATAGACAGTTACTTATCTGAGTGTGGGGAGAAATACAATGACATTGACTTGACAATTGATAAAGAAATCTACGAACAGCTGCTGCAGGAAG GCATTGATCATCTCCTGGCCCAGCATGTCGCTCATCTCTTCATCAGAGACCCACTGACTCTATtcgaagagaaaatacacttggATGATGCCAATGAATCGGACCATTTTGAG AACATTCAGTCCACAAATTGGCAGACAATGAGATTTAAGCCCCCTCCTCCAAACTCTGACATTGGATGGAGAGTAGAATTCCGACCCATGGAG GTTCAGTTAACAGACTTTGAGAACTCTGCATATGTGGTATTTGTGGTGCTGCTTACAAGAGTGATCCTTTCATACAAACTGGATTTTCTCATTCCACTATCAAAG gtTGATGAAAACATGAAAGTTGCACAGAAACGAGATGCTGTCTTGCGGGGAAtgttttatttcaggaaagatatttgcaaag GTGGGAACACTGTGGTGGATGGCTACGGGAAGGCCCAGAACACCTCGGAACTGACCACGGAGGACTACACCCTGATGAGCATAGACACCATCATCAACGGGAAG GAGGGTGTGTTTCCTGGGCTGATCCCGATTCTGAACTCTTACCTTGAAAACATGGAGGTGGATGTGGACACTAGATGTAGTATTCTGAACTACTTAAAGCTAATTAAGAAGAGAGCATCTG gagaACTAATGACAGTTGCCAGATGGATGAGAGAGTTTATCTCCAACCATCCTGACTATAAGCGAGACAGTGTAATCACTGATGAAATGAACTATAGCCTCATCTTAAAGTGTAACCAAATTGCAGACGAATTGTGTGAGTGCCCGGAGTTACTTGGACCAGCGTTTAGGAAAGTGAAATACAGTGGAAGTAAAACGGACCCGTCCAACTGA